A stretch of DNA from Leucobacter luti:
TGCCAGCGGGCCGCTCGATAGTGCCGCCGGTGCCGGCGAGCGACGAGGCTGGCTTGAAGAAGTAGGACGGGAACGCGGGGGTGCGGCCCCGCTGCGCGATCCTCGACGGGTAGTTGAGGTGCACGGCAATGATCTTGCCGGGGGAATCGATTCCGTACGTCATGGCGACCTCGCTCATCTCGTTTGTATTTCTTATCGTATACGATCTGGGTGGATTTGGAAAGTGGTCCCTGGATCAGGGTGTGGCGTGCGGTCTTGCTGCTGCCTCTCGCCCGTCCCTGAGAGGCGTGCGTGCCGCAAGGGAGTGGTGGCCTGCGAGAGCGCTGGCATCCCCCGAAAGCACTGGCCTCCCACGAGAGCAGGGGTGCCTCACGAGAGCAGGGGCGATGCGCGGTAATTTCCACATTCCCTCGTGAGCACCGCATTCTCTCGTCGCACTCCCCGCCCTAGTAGCTAGCGCGCGGCGCGGTTGTGCCTTCGGTGATTTCAGTACCGCCGGTGTCTGCCTGTGGGATGAAGCGTTCGACGAGCGCTTCGGTCTGCCTGGCGAGGATCGCGACGTCGGCGCCTACCGCTACGAACGAGGCGCCAGCGGCGATATAGCGTTCAGCATCAGCGGGAACGAAGGCGTTCACGCCCACGGGCTTGCCCGCCGCAACGCCAGCGGCGATCGCGCGCAGCACACCAGCCACCACGTCCGGGTGGCTTTGCTGCCCAGGAGCCCCATCGACGCCGCAAGATCGGACGGCCCAATGAAGATAGCGTCCACGCCGTCAACTGCAACGATGTGCTCCACGTCGGAGACGGCCGCCGCGGACTCGATCTGCACGGTGAGGCTGATCGTCTCGTTCGCGCGGCCGAGGTAGCCCTCGACGCGGTTCCAGCGCGCCGAGCGCGCGAGCGCGGAGCCCACGCCTCGTACGCCGCCGCCGGGGGTCCCATCCGGGTAGCGCACCGCGCGCACGATCTGCTCTGCTTGACCAGCGGAGTCCACCATCGGGATGAGGAGATTCTGCGCGCCAAGATCGAGGTACTGCTTGATCGTGACCGTGTCGCCAGATGGGGGGCGCACGAGTGGTGCGACCGGGTAGGCAGACATCGCGTACAGCTGGGCGAGCACTGACTCGAGACCATTGGGGGAGTGCTCCGCATCGAGGAGCACCCAGTCGCATCCGCTCCCGGCAACGATCTCGGCCGTGATGGGGCTGCCCGCGCACGCCCAGAGGCCGATGAGTGGGCGCTCGCTCGTATCTAGGCGATGGCGCAGGGTGGTGGGGAGATCTACACGAATCGGCACGTGACGGACCCCAGCTCGTTGTAATCTGCGTGGATCGTATCGCCGCGCTCCACCCACATGGGCTTCGTGAACGAGCCCGCGAGGATGATCTCGCCGGCTTCGAGCGTCTGGCCGTGCTGCGCGAGCTTGTTCGCGAGCCAGGCGACGCCCATGGCGGGGTGGCCGAGCACGGCGCCAGCCACACCGGAGTCTTCGATCGTCTCGTTGCGGTACAGCAGTGCGGGCACCCAGCTGAGATCTACCTCGTCGACTTTCACCGGACGGCCGCCGAGGACCATAGCCCCCATCGCAGCGTTGTCGCTGATCGTGTCTACGATGGTGCGCCCCTCGAGTTCGAGGTGGGAGTTCAAGACCTCGAGTGCAGGGACCACGTAGGCGGTGGCGTCGAGTACGTCAAAGATGGTGACGCCGGGCCCGGAGAGCGGCTTGTCGAGTACGAAGGCGAGTTCAACCTCGATCCGGACATTGGAGAATCGGTCGAATTCGAGCACGGAGCCGGATTCAATGACCATGTCGTCGTGGATCACTCCATAGTCGGGCTCGGAGATCCCGGTCGCGAGCTGCATGACCTTGGAGGTGAGCCCAATCTTGTGGCCGACGAGGCGAGCGCCAGCTGCGATGCGGCGGTCGGACCACACTTTCTGGATGGCGTACGAATCCTCGATCACCATGTCGGGATAGCGGCTGGTGAGCTTCGGCAGAATGGTGCGGTCGCGGTCCGCTTGCACCAGTTCCTCGGCGATGGCATCAATCTGTGTCTGGTCGAGCACGTGGCCTCCTTTGGTCGTGCTCAGATCGTATACGATCCCGCCGGGCGAGTGCCACCCGGAAGGGTGTCGGAATCGTTATTCTCGGACCGTAGACGAAAGTTTGCTTTTTTAGTCAACCTTCGTAGAATAAAACCCGACGGCACACCGAAGTGACGTCCATCACATCCCGGGGGACACTCGTTCCAGGCGGTCATGCGGTGGAAAAGCAACGGAGCCTCACCCCTACACACATGTCCGAAAACCGAGAGAAGTAGACATGATGAAGAGATCACTCACGGCAGTCGCAGTCCTCGCGGCAGCGACGCTCGCCCTGACCGCCTGCTCTGGCGCCAGCGGTGCCACCGATGACGGCGACGGCGCCGGCGCAACGGTGAAGCCGCTCAGTATCGGCAACTTTCTAGACGTCACCTCATGGGATCCCTCGCTCGCTGACGTTGGCTTCGATGGTCCCTACCTGTCCGCACTGTACGACCCGCTGCTCGCGATCGACGGCACGGGCGAGCCGCAGCCGGCGCTCGCAACGGACTGGGAAGTGTCCGAAGACTTCAAGACCATCACGATGAATCTCCGCACCGACGCGAAGTTCTCCGATGGTGAGGCGTTCGATGCTGACGCCGCAGTGAAGAGCCTCGAATACCTGAAAGCCGGTGCACGCTCGCAGGAGGCGTACCAGAAAGTCGAGAGCTTCGAGGCCGTTGACGAGGATACGATCGCGATCCATCTCACTCAGCGTGACGACACGATCCTGTATTTCATGGGCCTCGGCCGGAGTTACATGATGGCGCCCGACGCGATCGACGCTGGATCACTCGCGGAAACGCCGGTCGGATCCGGCCCCTACACACTGGGCGCCGACTCGGTGCCCGGCGCTGAGTACCGCTTCGAGAAGGTGGCGGATCACTGGGCCGCGGCAGACTTCCCGTTCGATCCACTCAGCGTGAGCCCGCTTTCTGACGCCACCGCCATGCTCAACGGAATGGAGAGCGGCCAGTTCAACCTGATCTACGGCGATAAGACCGCCATGGATATGGCCGCCGACAACAACTGGAACGTGGCTACCGGCCTGTCAATGTGGGTGGGCCTGCAGTTCAGCGATCGCGCTGGCGAGACTGAGATGGGGAAGCCGCTCGGAGACCTCAAGGTGCGCGAGGCGCTCAACGTCGCATTTAACGGTCCTGAGATGGTTGAGACGATTGCGCAGGGCGTTGGTGAAGCAACGAATCAGGTCTTCCCCGTGGATACTCCCGGCTACGTATCTGCGCTGGTTGGCACCGAGAAGCCGAGCATCGAGACCGCGAAGAAACTGCTCGCCGAAGCCGGCTATGCCGATGGATTTGACGTCACCATGCCAATGGCACCGCCGTTCCAGCCCTACCAGGCGATCGTTGAGCAGACCTTCACCGAGCTCGGGATCACGCTGACCTGGAAGGAGACCGACTTCATGCAGTACATGTCGGTTGCCCCGGAGTACCCGATGTTCGTTGGCGTGATCGCAATGGACTCGAATCCGATTGCCACGGTCGAGCGTCAGATTTCCAAGCCGCAGTGGTACAACCCGAACCCTGGTCTCGACGCATTCCCCGAGGTCAAAGCGCAGGTCGAGAAGGTGTTCACCGCTGAGCCTGGTGACACTCAGATCGCGGAGGTCGAGAAGCTCAATACGCTCGTCACCGAGAACGCATTCTTCTCCGTGTGGGCCCAGTCCACCAACACCTACATCTCCGTTGCGGACTTCGAGGTGACCCCGGTCACCGGCATGATGTTCCCCACGCTGCGGCAGATCGCGGTCACAGGATAATCGCGCCTGGGTGGGATCGCGTCAGCGCGACCCCACCCAGGTCTTCCTCCTTCAGTTTCACCCCGATCCCGTATTCGGAGACCTCCCATGCTCACCTTCACGCTTAAGCGCCTGCTTTCTGGTGTGATCTTGCTGATCGCAGTTGCGACCGGTACGTTCTTCCTCGCGCACGCGGCGATTCCAGATCCCACTCTCGGTCTGCTCGGCAGTGCTGCAACTCCTGAAGCCCAGGCAGTGCTCGCGGAGAAAATTGGGACGGATCGCCCGATCCTTGTGCAATTTGGTGAGTGGATCGGGGGCCTGCTCCGCGGCGACTTCGGTGTCTCCTGGAAGAACTTCCAGTCCGTTGGCGCGCAGCTCGCGATCAAGCTTCCGGTCACGCTTTCGGTGGTGACGGTATCGATTCTGCTTTCGGCGATTCTGGGCGCCCTGCTGGGCGTCGCGGCCGGCTTGCGCCCCAACACCTGGATCGACAAGGTCGTGAAGGCAGCGTCAGTGATCCTGTTTGCGCTCCCCGGGTTCTGGGTCGCCCTCGTCCTGGTGATGACGTTCGCGGTCAATTTGCGATGGTTCCCCGCCGTCGGCTACGTAGCTCCCGGTGAGTCCGTCGGTGGCTGGATCCAGTCCATCACGCTTCCCGCCATCGCGCTTGCGCTGGGGGCCGTGGTGATGATTGCCGAGCAACTGCGCAACGCAATCATTCAGGCGGACACCCAGGACTACGTGCGGACGCTGCGCAGCCGCGGTCTCCCGGCCAGTCGCGTCGTCATGCACCTGCTGCGCAATGCGGCCCCGGCCTCGCTCACGATCCTCGCCCTGATGTTCGTCGGCCTGCTATCCGGTGCGATCATCGTGGAACAGATCTTCGCACTGCCAGGCATCGGCCCGCTGACACAGTCCTCCTCGCAAAACGGCGATATCCCGATGCTGCTCGGGATCACGGTCATCACCGTGGTGTTCGTCGTTATCGTCAACTTCCTGCTCGACATTCTGCTCGGCTGGATCAACCCGAAGGCGCGTGTGAAATGACCACTCCGCTCACTGACACCATTGACACTCGCGGGGGCCGACGCGGATCGCTGCTCGCACGTCTCGTGCGCCGACCAGCAGGTGCGATCGCGCTCGGCGTGCTCGCCCTCATCGTGCTGGTCGGTGTGTTCGCTCCGTGGCTCTCGCCATACGATCCGAATCTCGTTGACCTTTCCATCACGCGCGCGCTCCCGAGCGCCGAGCACTGGCTCGGGGGAGACACCACCGGCCGCGACGTCGCGAGTCGGCTCATCTGGGGCACTCAGATCACACTGTGGGGGGCGCTCGTCGCGATCCTCACCGCGCTCGTGATCGGCGTCCCAGCAGGCCTGGCGGCTGGATACTATGGCGGCGCCACCGATCGCATCGCAACCTGGATCAGTGACGGCCTGCAGTCCATTCCCGGCATGGTGATTTTGCTGATCGTCGGTGCAAACACGGGCAACAACTTCAACATCCTGATGGTGACCGTGGGTATCTTTATGGCCCCCGGCTACTTCCGTCTGACCCGCTCGACAGTGCTGTCGGTGCGCGGCGAGGCGTATGTCGACGCGGCGCGGGTCGCAGGCCTCTCTGATGTCCGAATCATGGGACGGCACATCATTACGCAGGTCACCGCGCCCATCGTGATCCAGTCTGCGCTCACCGCCGGAATGGCAATGGGCATGCAGGCCGGACTGCAGTTCCTCGGCATTGGCGGCGGCACCACTCCGGGGTGGGGCGCCTCAATGAATGAGGGCTTTCGGGTGATGCGCACCGATCCCATGCTTCTGCTGTGGCCGTCGCTCGCGCTGGGCATCACGATCGCTGCGCTCGCGATACTTGGCTCGACTCTCGCCGATGTCATCAGTGTGAAGACTCCGACGCTCTCGCCTCGCGCACGAAAGAAAATCGCGGCGCAGAACGCTGAGAAGCGTCCAGCAGGCGCCACAACGACGACGACCGGCTCGATTTCCGTCGCCG
This window harbors:
- the hpaH gene encoding 2-oxo-hept-4-ene-1,7-dioate hydratase; amino-acid sequence: MLDQTQIDAIAEELVQADRDRTILPKLTSRYPDMVIEDSYAIQKVWSDRRIAAGARLVGHKIGLTSKVMQLATGISEPDYGVIHDDMVIESGSVLEFDRFSNVRIEVELAFVLDKPLSGPGVTIFDVLDATAYVVPALEVLNSHLELEGRTIVDTISDNAAMGAMVLGGRPVKVDEVDLSWVPALLYRNETIEDSGVAGAVLGHPAMGVAWLANKLAQHGQTLEAGEIILAGSFTKPMWVERGDTIHADYNELGSVTCRFV
- a CDS encoding ABC transporter substrate-binding protein — protein: MMKRSLTAVAVLAAATLALTACSGASGATDDGDGAGATVKPLSIGNFLDVTSWDPSLADVGFDGPYLSALYDPLLAIDGTGEPQPALATDWEVSEDFKTITMNLRTDAKFSDGEAFDADAAVKSLEYLKAGARSQEAYQKVESFEAVDEDTIAIHLTQRDDTILYFMGLGRSYMMAPDAIDAGSLAETPVGSGPYTLGADSVPGAEYRFEKVADHWAAADFPFDPLSVSPLSDATAMLNGMESGQFNLIYGDKTAMDMAADNNWNVATGLSMWVGLQFSDRAGETEMGKPLGDLKVREALNVAFNGPEMVETIAQGVGEATNQVFPVDTPGYVSALVGTEKPSIETAKKLLAEAGYADGFDVTMPMAPPFQPYQAIVEQTFTELGITLTWKETDFMQYMSVAPEYPMFVGVIAMDSNPIATVERQISKPQWYNPNPGLDAFPEVKAQVEKVFTAEPGDTQIAEVEKLNTLVTENAFFSVWAQSTNTYISVADFEVTPVTGMMFPTLRQIAVTG
- a CDS encoding ABC transporter permease; its protein translation is MLTFTLKRLLSGVILLIAVATGTFFLAHAAIPDPTLGLLGSAATPEAQAVLAEKIGTDRPILVQFGEWIGGLLRGDFGVSWKNFQSVGAQLAIKLPVTLSVVTVSILLSAILGALLGVAAGLRPNTWIDKVVKAASVILFALPGFWVALVLVMTFAVNLRWFPAVGYVAPGESVGGWIQSITLPAIALALGAVVMIAEQLRNAIIQADTQDYVRTLRSRGLPASRVVMHLLRNAAPASLTILALMFVGLLSGAIIVEQIFALPGIGPLTQSSSQNGDIPMLLGITVITVVFVVIVNFLLDILLGWINPKARVK
- a CDS encoding dipeptide/oligopeptide/nickel ABC transporter permease/ATP-binding protein, producing the protein MTTPLTDTIDTRGGRRGSLLARLVRRPAGAIALGVLALIVLVGVFAPWLSPYDPNLVDLSITRALPSAEHWLGGDTTGRDVASRLIWGTQITLWGALVAILTALVIGVPAGLAAGYYGGATDRIATWISDGLQSIPGMVILLIVGANTGNNFNILMVTVGIFMAPGYFRLTRSTVLSVRGEAYVDAARVAGLSDVRIMGRHIITQVTAPIVIQSALTAGMAMGMQAGLQFLGIGGGTTPGWGASMNEGFRVMRTDPMLLLWPSLALGITIAALAILGSTLADVISVKTPTLSPRARKKIAAQNAEKRPAGATTTTTGSISVAAVDSAIRLENLRVNYETPEGPVEVVHGITLDVAPGEVLGIVGESGSGKSQTVFSVLDLLPKSGYYTADAIWISGEDVTMLSKRDRAQLLGHEIGYIPQEPMTNLDPSYTIGYQLTEPLRAVHGMTRPEARERALAVLARVGIVDPERVLRSYPHELSGGMAQRVLIAGAIAGKPSVLVADEPTTALDVTVQAEVLELLRELQQEYQMALVIVTHNFGVVADICDRVVVMRSGSIVEIDDVGPIFAHAEHPYTRQLIAASLDGAASRAELDAHTATTQEAPR